In Papaver somniferum cultivar HN1 chromosome 1, ASM357369v1, whole genome shotgun sequence, a genomic segment contains:
- the LOC113316133 gene encoding F-box protein PP2-B10-like, giving the protein MERAEKEEVMEKSEDINNIERLPEGCISDILSLTTPADVCRSSLVSTLFKSAADSDALWEKFLPDDYQDIISRAFYHFSSAVATSKKELYYRLSDDPLLIDGGSKSFHLQKSSGKKCIMLGAKELAIAWGDNRNHWRWEGYPGSRFPKVAELQWVCWLEIRGKLETRLLSSKTVYAAYIVLKFKEGDNGFEDEPIKAKIEVVGGNDSVCSEERLVYFDASGEHSPSDPMLESQYVAHERGDGWMEVEMGHFYNEGGRDNQGGEVHMSVLETERLYGKYCLIVQGMELRPKLDT; this is encoded by the coding sequence ATGGAAAGAGCAGAGAAAGAGGAGGTGATGGAAAAATCAGAAGATATTAACAATATCGAAAGACTGCCAGAAGGATGTATATCTGACATCCTATCTCTAACAACACCTGCAGATGTGTGTAGGTCTAGTCTGGTTTCAACTCTTTTTAAATCTGCTGCCGATTCAGATGCTCTCTGGGAGAAATTTCTGCCGGACGATTATCAAGACATCATCTCTAGAGCATTTTATCATTTTTCGTCAGCTGTTGCCACATCTAAGAAAGAGTTATATTATCGACTAAGTGATGACCCACTTCTCATTGATGGTGGTTCTAAGAGCTTTCACCTGCAAAAATCTAGTGGAAAGAAATGCATCATGCTTGGAGCAAAGGAGCTTGCAATTGCTTGGGGAGACAATCGTAACCACTGGCGCTGGGAAGGTTACCCTGGCTCCAGGTTTCCTAAGGTGGCCGAACTTCAATGGGTATGCTGGCTTGAAATCCGTGGGAAGCTCGAAACTCGATTGCTATCGTCAAAGACCGTCTATGCAGCTTACATTGTGCTAAAGTTCAAGGAAGGTGATAATGGATTTGAGGATGAACCTATAAAGGCCAAAATCGAAGTTGTTGGTGGTAACGATAGTGTGTGTAGCGAAGAGAGACTTGTCTACTTTGATGCTAGTGGCGAACATTCTCCATCAGATCCAATGTTGGAGAGTCAGTATGTTGCACATGAGAGAGGAGACGGATGGATGGAGGTTGAGATGGGTCATTTCTATAACGAAGGAGGACGAGACAACCAGGGCGGGGAGGTGCATATGTCTGTGCTTGAGACTGAGAGGTTGTATGGTAAGTATTGCCTTATTGTCCAAGGTATGGAACTTAGACCCAAGCTGGACACATAA
- the LOC113316142 gene encoding F-box protein PP2-B10-like, which yields MERAEKEEVVVEISEDIINNIERLPEGCISDILSLTSPADACRSSLVSTLFKSAADSDALWEKFLPADYQDIISRAFYPFLSVASSKKELYYRLCDYPLLIDGGLKSFQLEKSSGKKCIMLGAKELGIAWGDTPRYWYWRGYPGSKFPKVAELKWVCWLEIRGKLDTRFLSPKTFYTAYLVLKFHERVVYGLDYQPIKAKVEVVGRAGGNSSLCNEERCIYLTANREHASRNPKLEGQYFARERGDGWMEVELGHFYNEESEDDEGGEVHMSVLETERLGAKYGIIVQGMELRPKAGTQIP from the coding sequence ATGGAAAGAGCAGAGAAAGAAGAGGTGGTGGTGGAAATATCAGAAGATATTATTAACAATATCGAAAGACTACCAGAAGGATGCATATCTGACATCCTATCCCTAACATCACCTGCGGATGCCTGTAGGTCTAGTCTGGTTTCAACTCTTTTCAAATCTGCAGCTGATTCTGATGCTCTCTGGGAGAAATTTCTGCCGGCCGATTATCAAGACATCATTTCTCGAGCATTTTATCCTTTTCTTTCAGTTGCCTCATCTAAGAAAGAGTTATATTATCGACTATGCGATTACCCACTTCTGATTGATGGTGGTCTTAAGAGCTTTCAGTTGGAAAAATCTAGTGGAAAGAAATGTATCATGCTCGGAGCAAAGGAGCTTGGAATTGCTTGGGGAGACACTCCTCGGTACTGGTATTGGCGAGGTTACCCTGGCTCCAAGTTTCCTAAGGTAGCCGAACTGAAGTGGGTATGCTGGCTTGAAATCCGCGGGAAGCTGGATACGAGATTTCTATCACCAAAGACCTTCTACACAGCTTACCTTGTGCTAAAGTTCCACGAACGTGTTGTTTATGGATTAGATTACCAACCTATAAAGGCCAAAGTCGAAGTCGTTGGACGAGCTGGTGGTAACAGTAGTTTGTGTAACGAAGAGAGATGTATCTACTTAACTGCCAATCGCGAACATGCTTCACGGAATCCGAAGTTGGAAGGTCAATACTTTGCAAGGGAGAGAGGAGATGGGTGGATGGAGGTTGAGCTGGGTCATTTCTATAATGAAGAATCAGAAGACGACGAGGGCGGGGAGGTGCATATGTCTGTGCTTGAGACTGAGAGGTTAGGAGCCAAGTATGGCATTATTGTCCAAGGTATGGAACTTAGACCCAAGGCGGGCACACAAATACCGTAA
- the LOC113316139 gene encoding ARF guanine-nucleotide exchange factor GNL2-like, producing MARAIEEDSDEENGATGVQKNKRFSKLRKKELGISCMLNTEVGAVLAVIRRIPDSNSQFLTEDNYDSTLLTSLKALRALIFNPQQEWHKIDPSVYLGPFLDVIQSDEIPASATGVALSAILKILKLDIFNEKTPGVQDAINSIVTGVTSCRLEKTDSIAEEAVLMKVLQVLIGIMRNGASIYLTDHAVCTLVNTCFQVVQQSASKGDLLQCNARHTMHELVQIIFARFPEIDNVRENSESDDDEQLANAHDNRYGARCAIDIFHFLCSLLNVVEVVDTDGSTSTTSDEDVQVFALILINSAIELSGEEIRAHPRLLKMIQNDLFHHLIHYGSCSSPLLLSMICSTVLNIYHFLRRYVRLQLEAFFSFVLLKVANGGSSPQLQEVALEGVISFCRQPTFVIEMYVNYDCDPVFRNVFEEIGKLLCKLAFPVPSTPLTSLQMQAFEGLLIVLNNIADNIDEEANPTSVPSYPVVVSEYKPFWIGESKSNGNTEAWIESLRFRKGQKRKLLIAANHFNRDEKKGLDYLRITHLTPEPPEAKALALFFRFTPGLDKSKIGDFLGDPDKFYLQVLKEFTDTFSFNGMILDTALRTYLETFRLPGESQKIQRILEAFSEKFYDQQSSEIFVSKDAVFILCYSLIMLNTDQHNPQVKKKMTEDEFIRNNRAINGGKDLPRKYLSELFQSISNNAITIFGQSGAPVLMNPNRWIDIINRSKVTEPFILCSYTNCLGRDMFASIAGPSVAALSAIFEHASEDETLHECIEGLFSVSRIARFGLEDTLDELIASFCKFTMLLNPYSTAEETIYAFSNDMKPRMATLGVFSIINKFGDSVRGGWRNIVDCLLKLKRLKLLPQSLLEPDSTSSADIQRDSKSESGVSFTSFDLGHGSSRQASGLGGTGRFSHFLSLDCTEDALLQAASGNDFEHNLKIIQQCHIDSIFSNSPTLPEDSLESLGRSLIFAAAGKGQKFSTPVEEEETVGFCWDLIVTLTLANLHRFSKFWPLFNDYLILVAQFPLFSPCPFAEKAILSLFKICLKLLNSYRTEKMSEENIFKSINLMWKLDKEILDTCSETITQAVSKMLIEFPANIQTQLGWKSILHLLSISGRHPETYDQGVKALIMLMSDGIHVSKINYAYCIDCAFGFAALKISPLEKSWKILDLMADSVNLLIQWYRNDYSDPGSNASNNSGSSFEDKNPNSYNSTMNLFIKLVESLRKTSLVRREDIRNHAVLALQKSFILAEQLGFTSNNCINCFNLVIFAMVDDLHEKLVEYSRRDNAAKEMKSMAATLKLAMELLKEVFLQFLTPLSQSSGFRTFWLGVLRRMDTCMKTELGDDDETGLQALIPELLKKIITEMKEKEILVHTEENELWDITHVQIQWIAPSLKEELFPDEF from the exons ATGGCGAGAGCAATCGAAGAAGATTCTGACGAAGAAAATGGTGCAACAGGTGTACAGAAGAACAAGAGATtttcaaaattaaggaaaaaagAACTTGGAATATCTTGCATGTTAAATACAGAAGTTGGAGCTGTTCTTGCTGTGATCAGACGAATACCAGATAGTAATTCACAATTCTTAACAGAAGACAATTATGATTCTACATTGCTGACATCTTTAAAAGCATTACGCGCATTAATATTCAATCCGCAACAAGAATGGCACAAAATAGATCCTTCAGTATATTTAGGTCCATTTCTAGATGTTATTCAAAGCGACGAAATCCCTGCATCTGCAACTGGTGTTGCATTATCCGCAATTCTCAAGATTCTAAAACTCGATATATTCAACGAAAAAACACCGGGTGTTCAAGACGCGATCAATTCGATTGTGACCGGTGTTACAAGTTGCCGGTTGGAGAAAACGGATTCTATAGCCGAAGAAGCTGTGTTAATGAAGGTGCTGCAGGTTTTGATTGGCATTATGAGGAATGGTGCATCTATATATTTGACGGATCATGCAGTTTGCACATTAGTGAATACTTGTTTCCAGGTAGTGCAACAATCTGCAAGCAAAGGTGATCTGCTGCAATGTAATGCTAGGCATACAATGCATGAATTAGTGCAAATAATATTTGCTCGCTTTCCTGAAATAGATAATGTTCGCGAGAATTCTGAATCTGACGATGATGAACAACTTGCAAATGCTCATGATAATAGATATGGTGCACGCTGTGCAATAGATATATTCCATTTCTTGTGTTCATTGTTGAATGTGGTGGAAGTTGTAGATACAGATGGATCCACATCAACGACTTCTGACGAAGACGTTCAGGTTTTCGCTCTTATTTTGATTAACTCAGCAATTGAGTTAAGTGGCGAAGAAATTCGAGCGCACCCGAGGCTTTTGAAGATGATTCAGAATGATCTCTTTCACCATTTGATTCATTATGGGAGTTGTTCTAGCCCACTTTTGTTATCCATGATCTGCAGTACTGTTCTCAACATCTACCATTTCCTACGTAG GTATGTCAGACTCCAACTGGAAGCATTCTTCTCATTTGTATTGCTAAAAGTTGCAAATGGAGGCAGTTCACCTCAACTGCAGGAAGTGGCATTAGAAGGAGTTATAAGTTTTTGCAGGCAGCCTACATTTGTAATCGAAATGTACGTAAATTACGATTGCGATCCAGTGTTTCGGAATGTATTTGAAGAGATTGGGAAGTTGCTGTGCAAACTTGCTTTCCCTGTGCCATCGACCCCGTTAACCAGTTTGCAGATGCAAGCCTTCGAAGGTCTACTTATAGTGCTTAACAACATTGCGGATAACATCGATGAAGAAGCAAATCCAACCTCAGTTCCTAGTTATCCAGTTGTTGTTTCTGAATATAAGCCATTCTGGATTGGAGAGAGCAAAAGCAATGGGAATACGGAAGCGTGGATTGAATCGCTTCGATTCAGAAAAGGACAGAAGAGAAAACTATTGATAGCAGCTAATCATTTCAATAGAGATGAGAAGAAGGGTTTGGATTATCTGAGAATCACTCATTTGACTCCAGAACCACCGGAAGCGAAAGCACTGGCATTGTTTTTCAGATTCACACCTGGTCTGGATAAGAGCAAGATTGGTGATTTCCTTGGTGACCCTGACAAGTTTTACTTGCAAGTGCTTAAAGAGTTCACTGACACATTTAGTTTCAATGGAATGATTCTCGACACAGCGCTCCGAACTTATCTGGAAACATTTCGTTTGCCTGGAGAGTCTCAGAAGATTCAAAGAATTCTTGAAGCATTCTCTGAGAAATTCTATGATCAGCAGTCGTCAGAGATATTTGTAAGCAAAGATGCAGTGTTCATTCTGTGCTATTCACTCATTATGCTCAATACAGATCAACATAATCCGCAAGTGAAAAAGAAGATGACCGAAGACGAATTTATCAGGAACAATAGAGCTATTAATGGAGGCAAAGATCTTCCTAGGAAATATCTGTCAGAACTTTTTCAGTCCATTTCTAACAACGCCATTACGATATTCGGGCAGTCCGGTGCTCCAGTACTTATGAACCCAAATAGATGGATTGATATAATAAATAGATCTAAAGTCACTGAACCGTTCATCCTCTGCAGCTACACCAATTGTTTAGGCAGAGATATGTTTGCATCCATTGCAGGACCTTCTGTTGCGGCATTGTCTGCAATATTTGAACATGCAAGTGAAGATGAAACTCTGCATGAATGCATTGAAGGGTTATTTTCAGTATCCAGGATTGCGCGCTTCGGGCTAGAAGATACTCTTGATGAGCTAATTGCATCCTTCTGCAAGTTTACCATGCTTCTTAATCCGTACTCGACTGCAGAAGAAACCATTTATGCTTTCAGCAATGACATGAAGCCTAGAATGGCGACTCTCGGGGTGTTTTCTATCATTAATAAGTTCGGAGATTCCGTTCGAGGCGGTTGGAGAAATATAGTGGATTGTTTATTGAAACTCAAGAGACTTAAGTTACTTCCTCAATCTCTACTTGAGCCGGATTCAACATCATCAGCTGACATTCAGAGGGACTCCAAATCCGAATCCGGCGTAAGCTTCACGTCGTTTGATTTAGGCCATGGTTCTAGTAGGCAGGCATCTGGTCTAGGAGGTACTGGGAGATTCTCACACTTCCTGTCACTTGACTGCACTGAAGATGCATTACTCCAAGCGGCGTCTGGTAATGATTTCGAGCATAATTTGAAAATAATACAGCAATGTCACATTGATAGCATCTTCAGCAATAGTCCAACGTTACCCGAAGATTCGTTAGAAAGTCTAGGCCGATCCTTGATATTTGCAGCAGCTGGGAAAGGCCAGAAGTTCAGCACtccagttgaagaagaagaaaccgttGGCTTCTGTTGGGATTTGATCGTTACGCTTACTTTAGCCAACCTTCACAGGTTCTCCAAGTTTTGGCCTCTTTTCAACGATTACCTGATTTTAGTAGCTCAGTTTCCTCTCTTTTCACCATGTCCATTTGCAGAGAAGGCcattttaagtcttttcaaaatCTGCCTCAAGCTTCTCAATTCGTACCGAACCGAAAAAATGTCAGAAGAAAACATCTTCAAATCCATAAACTTAATGTGGAAGCTTGATAAAGAAATTCTAGATACATGCAGTGAAACCATTACCCAGGCAGTGAGTAAGATGCTTATCGAGTTCCCTGCAAATATCCAGACACAACTTGGCTGGAAATCAATCCTGCATTTGTTATCAATCTCTGGCAGACACCCTGAAACTTATGATCAAGGAGTTAAAGCattgattatgttgatgtcagaTGGTATCCATGTTTCAAAGATCAATTACGCATACTGCATAGATTGTGCGTTCGGGTTCGCTGCACTCAAGATTAGTCCTCTGGAGAAGAGTTGGAAGATATTAGACTTAATGGCAGATTCAGTAAACCTGTTAATTCAGTGGTACAGAAATGATTACTCAGATCCAGGGAGCAATGCTAGTAACAATAGCGGTTCATCATTCGAGGACAAGAATCCGAACTCGTATAACTCGACGATGAATCTATTCATTAAACTAGTAGAATCACTTAGAAAAACTAGTTTAGTCAGAAGAGAAGATATAAGAAACCATGCAGTGTTAGCATTACAGAAGAGCTTCATATTAGCAGAACAACTCGGGTTCACATCGAATAACTGCATCAACTGTTTTAACTTAGTAATCTTCGCAATGGTTGATGATTTGCACGAGAAGCTAGTCGAGTATTCGAGAAGAGATAATGCAGCAAAGGAGATGAAAAGTATGGCAGCGACACTAAAGCTAGCAATGGAGCTACTGAAAGAAGTGTTTTTACAGTTCTTGACACCGTTATCTCAGAGTTCGGGGTTTCGTACATTTTGGTTAGGAGTGTTGAGAAGGATGGATACGTGTATGAAAACGGAGTTGGGCGATGACGATGAGACCGGGTTGCAGGCATTGATACCGGAATTGCTGAAGAAGATTATAACAGAaatgaaagagaaggaaattttaGTGCACACTGAAGAAAATGAGTTGTGGGATATTACACATGTTCAGATACAATGGATAGCTCCTTCATTAAAAGAAGAACTATTTCCTGATGAATTTTAG